DNA from Desulfitobacterium chlororespirans DSM 11544:
ATTATTTGCCCAAGCCATCCATAATAGCAGTGAACGAAAACATGGTCCTTTTATCTCCATAAACTGTGCTGTTTTACCAAAGGAGCTTATTGCCAGCGAATTATTTGGTTATGCAGAAGGTGCTTTTACTGGTGCCCGCAAAGGAGGCGCACCGGGAAAATTCGAGTTGGCGCAAGGCGGAACTCTTTTTCTGGATGAAATCGCCGAGATGCCCATCGATATGCAATCTGCTCTATTACGGGTATTGGAAGAAAGACAAATTATGCGGCTCGGTGATGATAAACTTATTGACCTTGACGTACGGATTATAAGTGCTACAAATAAAAATCTAAGTGAAGCTATCGCCAATAAAACGTTTCGCTTGGATTTATATTATCGGTTAAATGTTATTCCTCTCGAACTAATCCCCCTGCGTGAGCGCAGCGAAGATATCCCCCTTTTGATTGAATACTATGTAAATCTTTATAATGAACAATTTCAGACGAATATTTCCGGGTTTACACCGGATGCTCTGGCTATGCTGAAAGAATACAACTGGCCCGGCAATGTGCGGGAACTTCGCAATATAGTTGAGAGAGGAATTAATCTGTGTTTCTCCGATTATATTACTGTTGAAGACCTTCCCACTGAAGTTGCAGAGTATACTTTCCATAGGGAAAACCTAAGTATCACTCATAGCAATAACACCGTCTTTCAGGAATACAAAAAAAAGATCGCAGAGATGAATCAAATAAAAGATTCACTTGCCAAATGCAATGGCAATAAAGTAAAAGCAGCTCATCTTATGGGGCTTTCGCGGTCAAAATTCTACCGTAAATTGAGAGAATATAATTTAGTGAACAAATGAACAACAACCGCCGCAGGCGGGCCAGTTTTCATCACCATACACAGCACACACCGTAATCTGACCACTATCCGGGTAGCCGGCCTTCCCTACTGCCCTTCAGATGCAGATACTCAAACGGTGTATAACTTCTCCGCTTCGGAACCGCTCTTCTTGAATCCCTTGAAAATCACCATCCAAACTCCAATGTAAATAAACATAATCAGGATATCCGTAACAGCCTGAGCATCGGCAAGACCTTTGAAACCTAAGAGATTTGTCAAGCCTTCGAATCCCTCTCAAGCCATTAGAGCTAGACCTCCCATCTGATGGAATCTGTGACACATACCCCCATAATAGAAAAGCTCCTGGGATTGTCTTGCTACAAAGCAATCCCAGGAGCTGACTTTTTTTGCATGTAAAGCCCCCATAGGGCCACTTATCTTTAAAAGTATATTCTGCCCTATCAGGATTTACCGATGGTCTCTACTTATTCCACCCTCTTTTTCTGATTTCTTAAAGTGCTTAAGATGCACCCTTTCATCGGATCAGTTGCTGAAAGATCCGCTGCTCAAGCTGCTCGGACGGTGTGTCTATGCGCTCACCGTCAATGGCGGCATACACTCCTTGGCCGGGGTGATTTTCCTTTAAGCGGATGGTTCTGGCCGTTACAAAGGAGTCCATTTTCAGCTTTCGGATCTTACCGGAAATGGCTGCGAACAACTCTTTCGATCCTTGATCTGTACATTTGTCACAGGTACACAGAGTAAGCTCATGGGTTACAAAAGCAGAATCCGCCATTCTACGGTCATGTTTGGCAACAGGTTCCCTTTTCACAGCTTCATAATGGGTATGCAGCAATTTGTGGGCCAGGGGTGAATTGGCTTCTCCGTAATACTCATCATAAAGGCGCAGGATATCGGGGTTTTCCTGAGATTTGCGATACCGGGAGGTTTGATCGATATTGACGAGAACCTGCTGCCGCTTCTCCAGAGTATCGATCTTCTCCGGCACCGGATGTCCCGCTCCGCAGATACAGCCCCCCGGGCAGGCCATTACTTCGATCAGATCATAGCCTACTTCCGCCCCCTCAATGATCTTCTCCAGAATCGGCTCAACATTGTGCAGCCCGCTGATCACCGCTACATTGACCTTCTTGCCTTTGGCTTCCACGGCAGCCTCTTTGATCCCCTGGAGTCCGCGCACTTCCTGATAATCCAGCCGGTCGGTAATCGCCTCCCCGGTCAGTTTCTCCACAGCCATCCGCAGGGCCGCTTCCGCCACGCCCCCTGAGGCCCCAAAGAGAATCCCCGCCCCGGATACCCGTTTATAGGGTTCACAGAAATCCTGAGGCTCCACATCTGCGGGCTCGATCAACTTAATATCCGCCATTTCCAGCATTTCGGTGGAGGTTAGCACAGCATCCACATCCCGGATTCCATCCGTTGCAAACTCCGGACGGGCCGCCTCATACTTCTTGGCAATGCAAGGAACAATAGAGACCACATAAAGATCCTTGGGATCGATTTCCGACAGTTCTGTAAAGTGATTTTTCACCGTAGCTCCCATCATCATCTGGGGGGATTTGCAGCTGGAGAGATAAGGAATGATTTCCGGATAGCGGCGTTCCACGAAATTGACCCAGCCCGGACAACAGGAGGTAAACTGGGGGATCCGCTCCTGGCTTTGCAGACGGGTTAAAAATTCCGTAGTTTCTTCCACAATGGTCAAATCCGCGGCAAAGGTAAAATCAAAGACTTTATCAAAGCCCATCTTTTTCAGAAGTCCGGCAATGAATTGGGAGGCCTCCTGATAGGAAATCCCATACTGGGAAGATACCACACTGCGTACTGCCGGAGCCACAAAAGCTACGGTCGTTTTGCCCGGATCATTGATGGCTCTGAATACCCTGCCGATTTCACTGCGGTAATCCAAAGCGCCGCAAGGACAGGCATTCACACACTGGCCGCAGCTGACGCAGTCGGTCTGATCCAGAGGCAGTCCGCTCTTCGTCCCCACCAGCTGACGGCCATGCTTCATATAGAAGCTCAGAATATCGGGGCCTTCCACTTCTGCGCAGGCGGCGATACAACGGCCGCAGGAGATGCATTTGTTGTGGTCGCGGATGATGATGGAGTGATCCTCGACGATGGGGATATAAGGGCGTTCATGGACCGGTTTTTTAAACTCAATATGGTGCAGACTGGCTTCCTGGCGCAAATCACAGTCATAACGCTCATAGCAGCCGCACTTTAAGCAGCGTCGGGCTTCCGCTCTTGCGGTCTCTTCACTGAGCCCAGTCTCCACTTCCCGGAAATTATCCCGCCGTTCCGCCGGTGGCAGTGCCGGCATAGGAGCCCGTTTCAGCCGCGGAGTCTTCTCGAATTCCCATTGGGGCAGATCTTCCAGGGACCCGCGGCTGCAGCTGTAATCCACAGGCTGCTCCTTGACATAGCCTTTCATCAAAAAGCTGTCCATGGCCTCCGCCGCATGACGTCCGGCCGCCACGGCCTGAATGACTGTAGCCGGACCTGTGACACAGTCGCCGCCGGCAAAGATCTTCATCTCGGAAGTCTGCATGGTCTTGCCGTTGATTTCGATATCTCCCCACTTATTCAGCTTGACAGGAAGGTCATGATATAAGAACTGGGTATTGGTACTTTGACCGATGGCCCCGATAATCGTATCCGCTTCCAAGGCCGTTTCACTGCCTTCAATGGGAATTGGCCGGCGCCGGCCGGAACGGTCCGGCTCCCCAAGGGTCATCTTGATACAATGGAGCAGCTTGCGCCCACCTTCGCTGACGATCTTATGGGGGGCGGTTAAAAAGTACATTTCAACCCCCTCATGAATCGCTTCTTCCACTTCATAGGATTCCGCAGGCATTTCTTCCCGGGTCCGGCGATAGACCAGCTTGACGGAGCCCGCCCCTTTACGCAGCGCGGTTCGGGCGCAGTCGATGGCCGTATTGCCCCCGCCGATGACAACCACGTTTTTTCCCAGCTTAAGGTCTGCTCCCTTCGTCACCTGCTCCAGGAAGTTTATACCCAGCCAGACTCCTTCCAGATTGTCCCCTTCGATCTGCAGGGGCGTTGCCCGCCAGGAGCCAATAGCCAGATAGACGGCATCAAAGTCCTGATGCAGATCCTCCAACCGGATATGGGTGCCCAGGGCTTTGTTGGTCATGATCTTAACGCCCAGCTCCGCAATCAGTCCGATCTCCCGATCCAGGATCTCCTTGGGGAGGCGGTATTCCGGAATTCCGTAGCGCATCATGCCCCCGGCCCGGGGGTGGCGCTCAAATACGGTGATATCATGTCCCTGAATGGCGCTGTAATAAGCAGCACTCAGCCCTGAGGGACCGGCGCCTACCACGGCAATTTTTTTGCCGGTAGATGCTTTTTTACGAGGTGCCCAAGGTTGTTCATGGGCAATATCCCAGTCGGCAATAAATCGTTTGACATGATTGATGGCCACCGGCTCATCGATTAAATTCCGGCGGCATTGGGCCTCACAGGGATGGGGACAGACTCTTCCGCAAACGATGGGAAAAGGGTTGCGCTCTTTAATCATCTTAATCGCCGTCTCAAAATTGCCGTTGCCCGCATGACTCAGGTAAGATTGGATATCGATATTGGCCGGGCAGGTCATGACACAGGGCGCCACACAGTCGGCATTATGATCCGCCAGAATCTGTTCCAGACGAATTTTGCGGTAATGCTCCAGCCTCGGACTGTTGGTATGAATGAGCATACCTTCCTGAATCGGAGTATGGCAGGCTTTCACATCCTGTTGCTCGCTGCCTTCTCCCAACTCCACCACACATAGCCCGCAGTTGCCGTTAGAACGCTCCAGCCGGATATCGTAACATAAATGGGGGATATGGATATCCTCCTGAAGCAAAGCCTGAAGAATCGTCAGATCACCATAGACTTCCATCTGTCGTCCATTGACAGTTACCCTGATTCGTCGCTGCTTCGTTACTTCTTTCATCCCTTACCGCTCCTTTGCCTATGATCTTTTCGTTTGCCGGTCTCTTCTCCTTGTGCTTGAAGTAATTTTCACTATTTTTCACTGTTTTGTCAAGACCTTATTTACTGATTACATTTATCTATAATCTAACCGCGCCAAAATGGCGCGGTTTACTACAATATCCACTAAAAGATTCAACTCTTGATTGGCTCATAATTCCCGTCCAGAAACCTTAAGTAGGTACCCTCCACTTCGTTGATAAACCTCAAAGTGTCATCATAAACGCCCAGCTCTTTTAACAAAAAAACATCCTTTATCTCATAGAGTAATATCCTCCATCTGTCGCTGTCTTTTTTACATATCTTCTCCCTTTTTTGCAGTTCTTTCAGTCTTATCCTTCTTATTTGACTCGGCAATTCAGTCCAAAACTCAGCGATTGACAAGTGTTCGATCATCACCAGCTCGTCACTAATCAGGCAGCCCAGAGAGCGGAAAACGCCCTTTTCCGTGTATTCAGCCTGCATCCTGCAAAGGGCCAGATGCTTTAAGACCTTACTATCGTCACCTCCATCACCCAGCTCATCCAAATAACGTTTTAGGGCAGGTTCCACATAGGTTTGATTGAAGTGAAAGGGATTCAGCTCCTCAAACAGCCGGTACATGCATCCTTCCCAATCATATCGTCGGAAATGATACGTTCCCATATCCACATAGCCGATGCTTGCCTGGCTTCCCCAATCATATTTTGTGACATACTTAATTTTGCTAGAATTATCTCCCCATACATCCTGATAGTATTCTGCCAATTCTTTCTCATTGCATCCCATAACCATAATAGAAGCATGACAGAAGATAAAGAGTGGGATATGGAGAAAACGCACCCATTGCTCATCTCTGATCAGCAGATTCTCAAAAACAAGGTCATAAAATTCAGGGTCATGCTTCAGATAGGATAGATAAACATCCTCCGCCAAGAATTGATTGACCCGCAGCACAGGCTCATCCCGATACATAAAGATAATAAAGCTTTCCGTGCAAAAGTTTATGAGCTTTTTTATTAATTCCAGATCTTCCCGGCCAATATAGGACAAGAGCATCATATAAAGACTGCTTTCCCGTTCAGGAAGCTCATCTCCCGATGTTTCCAAAGTAGCCAGAAGCAGTTCCACAGATTCTTTGGTCTGCAGAAAGTTATAGATATAATAGGGCGTCCCCGTATTAAGGGTCTTTTTCAGCTCTTCTTTCAGCTCCGGATTGAGGCCGCTCTCAGCAATCATCTCCACAATCTGTTCATCTTCCAGGTCGGTTTCGCCTGGGCCCAAAAGCCAGGTTTCAGCATCTTCCTTAACGGCTTCGAGGACCCGCTCTTCTTGATCCATACCCCCATGTGGCGGCTTTGCAAAGGCGGCTTTTCTTCTTTCTAAAGGCACCGGTTCTCTGCCGCATAAGTCGAGTACCTGCCGTCCGAATTCTTTGGTATAGCGCAGGCCGAATTCCTTAAGCAAGTCCGGGATATCATCGATCAACCTATCCAGCTGCATATCCATTGCGAATTCTTCGAGAAACTCCAATTCAGAAAGGATCCTATCCTTCAAATTCCTTTTTATGCGTGGAAAATAAGTCTCATAAAATACACCGTACTCTTCCGGAAACACGTCCCGGAATTTTTCCATAGCCCGATAATGATAGATGCTGGAGGCTTCCTCATAGTATTTATCAATCACGGCCTTGCCGCTGAAAACCATCCCTTTTTGGCTACAGCGGCCAATAATATCCGGCAGATTATGTAGGTCTGTGTATTGAGCTTCCGGATCACTGCTGCCCATAGTTAAGCAATAATTCTTTATCTCCCTTTCTAAAAACCGCCCAAGAGCAGGATGTCTTTCCGGGTTATAACAGCGCAGCAGATGAAAAAACCTATGCAGGTGTTCGTATTCATAGGGGAAGGTGTCCACATCCCAATTCCAACTGCCGTCATAGTCCCTATAGCTGTCACCATAGTCCTGGTAATGTAAGATACATTCCTCGACAATAAGATCAGCAACTCTCCTGCTGCACTTCATGGATAGATGTTCCAGGAGAAATTGCACCTGGTTGTAGAACGTGCAGCATTGTAAAAGGAGCGGAATATAGTGCTCACCGTTTTCTTCAAGGTGCTGATACAGAAAATCCTGTACGGCCGGCATACTGAACCTTAACATGACGGCTTCTTCTTCCTCATCGTAAAACGATTTAAGCATCGTCTTCTCCAGCTCCGCTATGGTCTCGCTCAAATTCTTTACCGTGGTTTGCTTGGTGCAATCATGAATATATTTTTGGTAGCAACGAGCCATATCCGTTAAAAGCATGGGGGTCGAAGAAATCAGCAAAAGCATGGCCACCATTTGAGCTTCCGGAGAGAGATCCACAAAGATCGATTTCCAGAAGGCGCTGGGGTTGTCAAAGTAGTCACATAACTCCTCATAATAGTCTTGAGAAGAACACCCTCTGTCAGGTTCCCAGGCCAGAAATAACGCCAGCACACGTGGATTATAATTCCGGTGACTTACAATCTCACTGGACTTGGCGAACAAATAATCCACATAGTGATAATCAAGATGCGAGGCATAAAGATGGCGAAACAGGATGCTGGCCTTTTCATCCTCGCCGTACTCTTCCATGGTGCAGATTAATGCGTATTGAGCCAGAGTTTCTCTGAGGGCAGGGTGTTTTTGCAAGCCTTGTTGGAGAATATATTCTCTTGTGGTAAGAATCAGACGCTTCTGGCCCTTGGACTCAATAATACGCCTGATCAGCTTGTCCAGGCGATTTTCATCGTTTCTTCGTGTATAGTCATCATGAAAGATGCTGCCCCAAAAGTCGTCCAGGATGATGACTTGCTTTTGCTGATCATCCATCATCGCGTAGACATCATGAATGGAATTGGCCCAGATGAATCCGGCCAGATTGTCCGGCTGCAGGTAAGCCAGAGCCAATAGGTAAGCCATGGTCGTTTTGCCTACGCCGGGCTCCCCCGAGATCACAATGACCTGGTTCTGAGACCACTCCCGCAATGCCTGGCGGTAAATCCTGGTGGGGGCAAAAACTTTTGACGCTTTAATAGCATCCTTCAGATCTTCTGACGACTCTTTGTAGGCAGCCCGGTGCACAGATTCTTTTAACACCTTTTCCAGAACAGCAAGGTTAGGTGACCAGAGCTTCGGATAGGCATACTGGATGTGCTCATAGAAGGGATCTCTAAGCAGGCGGTTGATATCCTTTCGGCTTAAAATATCCCTGGTGTTGGTGATATACCCTGCAAACAGTTCCACAATCTTTGTCTTCTGTTCAGGGTTAAAGTCCATTGAGACACCCAGGATATAACGGTCAGGATTCAACTTTTTTACTTTGGGCAATTCCTTATGCTGCAGACCGCGATACAGCTTATTAAAATCCTGTTGGCAGCGTTTGGCCTGAACAATGATCTTTTGCGTGTTATCCGTATATGAACCATCAATCCCGGAATCCTGCCCTTCTTTATAGGTTTCCAGAAAGATGTTATCCCGGAGCTGAACGATATCGCAAACCAGATCTTGAAATTCCAGTGGTTCCAGCAAAGCATGAAAATCATAGTTGGACATGTTTTTTCCTCCCCAATCGAGTTGCCTCAGATCATTGTCAGAAAACTCAAAAGCGTTCTCCCTAAAATAAGAAAAAAACCCCTTTATTCGAATATTATACCATTCGAACCAAGGGATTTTCATGCTGTTCTATTTTTTTATTGACTTTGCCAGGTTGTTCCCTTCGCCGCTCAAATTGGCAAGCGTTGCCAATTTGGTAACTCGGCTGCGGGGATCTAATCGGGAATTCCCAACTCAGCCATTACTCCTTCTTTAAGGATTTTGGCAAAATTTACCTTATTTTCTTCCCCCAGATCTTTTAACCATTTAGGAATCATGATATTTTTAGGAACCCTTTTCCTATCAATAGCCTGCCGGACCTCCAGCGTATCAGCCTCCAGCACAATAACCTCGGCACCCTCCCGCTTCGGCCAGTCGGCGGGATCAGAAGCTTTCGGGATGGGTTTGTTGTCCTTTTCCATATGGTACAGATGAATCCCTAAAGAGAGTTCCGCATCATGATAAGCATCTTCCTGAGTTTCCCCCTGACAGATCAGGCCCGGCAGATCCGGGAAAATGACGATATATCGGCCCGACAGGGCATTGCGCTCCATGGTGGCCGGAAAAACATAATTCATGATCATAGTTACCAGTCCTTTTCGGTCGCTTTACTCATAGTCTATGTGGCCAAGATATTAAGTGTGACAAACCCGGTAGACAAATTCCAGGAGTAATTATCTTTATTAAAACAAGGGGCGGCCCTCTGACCACCCCTTGCTCCTCCAAATTATTTTATTTATCACCGTAATGCGTACGACAGCTTGCTATAACGATTATCCCGTCAGTCATACGATATACAAGCCGGTTCGTGTTATCGATACGGCGGGACCACCACCCACCTAAATCACCACGCAACTGTTCCGGCTTACCAATTCCATCATAACCATTGCGCTCAATATCCAGTAAAAGTTGGTTTACTCTTTTCAGCGTTTTTTTATCTTGGCTTTGCCAGTATAGGTAGTCTGCCCAGGCTTGGTCAGTCCATAACTTTTTCATTACTTAATCACCAAGTAAATCATGAGCGGTCAGCTTACCTTCGTTGGCATCCTGAATGGATTGTCGTAGCATTTTCATATTCGCTGGATTATAAAAGCCATCCGTATTCAACGTAATATCAAAAGGTATTCCTCCTTGCCGAAGGGATTGCCGCACAAAAATATTAAACGCGGTTGTCATATTCAGGCCTAACTCATTGAAAAACACTTCAGCCTGCTCTTTCAGCTCTTTATCAATCCTGATATTCAAGTTGGTCGTTTCAGCCATTTTTGTCTAAACCTCCTTACCAATATTTATTGACTGTTACTTATATTTTACTTCATTTTATGTCGTAAATCTAATCTTTGCCCATAAATTCATGGGCAAATTCATCAAACCGTTATAAACAATGTCTCTATGGACTATCTTTTCAATTTACAGCCGATTCACATTCAGATATTCTTTAGAAGTTGCCTGAATAATCCGGGGACATTCATAGGTTGCCGTCAGCCGGACATCACGCCGTAAAATCACTTCCTGCCCCGCTTCCCTCGATCTCCAAGTAAAATGTCATGATAGCAAAAACAACAGCTGTTCCAAAATAGGCATACAAGGCAATCGCTAACACTGCCAAAATAGACGAAGCAGCAATCAGGGCATTGGCGAT
Protein-coding regions in this window:
- a CDS encoding NAD(P)-binding protein, with translation MKEVTKQRRIRVTVNGRQMEVYGDLTILQALLQEDIHIPHLCYDIRLERSNGNCGLCVVELGEGSEQQDVKACHTPIQEGMLIHTNSPRLEHYRKIRLEQILADHNADCVAPCVMTCPANIDIQSYLSHAGNGNFETAIKMIKERNPFPIVCGRVCPHPCEAQCRRNLIDEPVAINHVKRFIADWDIAHEQPWAPRKKASTGKKIAVVGAGPSGLSAAYYSAIQGHDITVFERHPRAGGMMRYGIPEYRLPKEILDREIGLIAELGVKIMTNKALGTHIRLEDLHQDFDAVYLAIGSWRATPLQIEGDNLEGVWLGINFLEQVTKGADLKLGKNVVVIGGGNTAIDCARTALRKGAGSVKLVYRRTREEMPAESYEVEEAIHEGVEMYFLTAPHKIVSEGGRKLLHCIKMTLGEPDRSGRRRPIPIEGSETALEADTIIGAIGQSTNTQFLYHDLPVKLNKWGDIEINGKTMQTSEMKIFAGGDCVTGPATVIQAVAAGRHAAEAMDSFLMKGYVKEQPVDYSCSRGSLEDLPQWEFEKTPRLKRAPMPALPPAERRDNFREVETGLSEETARAEARRCLKCGCYERYDCDLRQEASLHHIEFKKPVHERPYIPIVEDHSIIIRDHNKCISCGRCIAACAEVEGPDILSFYMKHGRQLVGTKSGLPLDQTDCVSCGQCVNACPCGALDYRSEIGRVFRAINDPGKTTVAFVAPAVRSVVSSQYGISYQEASQFIAGLLKKMGFDKVFDFTFAADLTIVEETTEFLTRLQSQERIPQFTSCCPGWVNFVERRYPEIIPYLSSCKSPQMMMGATVKNHFTELSEIDPKDLYVVSIVPCIAKKYEAARPEFATDGIRDVDAVLTSTEMLEMADIKLIEPADVEPQDFCEPYKRVSGAGILFGASGGVAEAALRMAVEKLTGEAITDRLDYQEVRGLQGIKEAAVEAKGKKVNVAVISGLHNVEPILEKIIEGAEVGYDLIEVMACPGGCICGAGHPVPEKIDTLEKRQQVLVNIDQTSRYRKSQENPDILRLYDEYYGEANSPLAHKLLHTHYEAVKREPVAKHDRRMADSAFVTHELTLCTCDKCTDQGSKELFAAISGKIRKLKMDSFVTARTIRLKENHPGQGVYAAIDGERIDTPSEQLEQRIFQQLIR
- a CDS encoding AAA family ATPase gives rise to the protein MSNYDFHALLEPLEFQDLVCDIVQLRDNIFLETYKEGQDSGIDGSYTDNTQKIIVQAKRCQQDFNKLYRGLQHKELPKVKKLNPDRYILGVSMDFNPEQKTKIVELFAGYITNTRDILSRKDINRLLRDPFYEHIQYAYPKLWSPNLAVLEKVLKESVHRAAYKESSEDLKDAIKASKVFAPTRIYRQALREWSQNQVIVISGEPGVGKTTMAYLLALAYLQPDNLAGFIWANSIHDVYAMMDDQQKQVIILDDFWGSIFHDDYTRRNDENRLDKLIRRIIESKGQKRLILTTREYILQQGLQKHPALRETLAQYALICTMEEYGEDEKASILFRHLYASHLDYHYVDYLFAKSSEIVSHRNYNPRVLALFLAWEPDRGCSSQDYYEELCDYFDNPSAFWKSIFVDLSPEAQMVAMLLLISSTPMLLTDMARCYQKYIHDCTKQTTVKNLSETIAELEKTMLKSFYDEEEEAVMLRFSMPAVQDFLYQHLEENGEHYIPLLLQCCTFYNQVQFLLEHLSMKCSRRVADLIVEECILHYQDYGDSYRDYDGSWNWDVDTFPYEYEHLHRFFHLLRCYNPERHPALGRFLEREIKNYCLTMGSSDPEAQYTDLHNLPDIIGRCSQKGMVFSGKAVIDKYYEEASSIYHYRAMEKFRDVFPEEYGVFYETYFPRIKRNLKDRILSELEFLEEFAMDMQLDRLIDDIPDLLKEFGLRYTKEFGRQVLDLCGREPVPLERRKAAFAKPPHGGMDQEERVLEAVKEDAETWLLGPGETDLEDEQIVEMIAESGLNPELKEELKKTLNTGTPYYIYNFLQTKESVELLLATLETSGDELPERESSLYMMLLSYIGREDLELIKKLINFCTESFIIFMYRDEPVLRVNQFLAEDVYLSYLKHDPEFYDLVFENLLIRDEQWVRFLHIPLFIFCHASIMVMGCNEKELAEYYQDVWGDNSSKIKYVTKYDWGSQASIGYVDMGTYHFRRYDWEGCMYRLFEELNPFHFNQTYVEPALKRYLDELGDGGDDSKVLKHLALCRMQAEYTEKGVFRSLGCLISDELVMIEHLSIAEFWTELPSQIRRIRLKELQKREKICKKDSDRWRILLYEIKDVFLLKELGVYDDTLRFINEVEGTYLRFLDGNYEPIKS
- a CDS encoding type II toxin-antitoxin system HicB family antitoxin, encoding MIMNYVFPATMERNALSGRYIVIFPDLPGLICQGETQEDAYHDAELSLGIHLYHMEKDNKPIPKASDPADWPKREGAEVIVLEADTLEVRQAIDRKRVPKNIMIPKWLKDLGEENKVNFAKILKEGVMAELGIPD
- a CDS encoding Txe/YoeB family addiction module toxin, whose amino-acid sequence is MKKLWTDQAWADYLYWQSQDKKTLKRVNQLLLDIERNGYDGIGKPEQLRGDLGGWWSRRIDNTNRLVYRMTDGIIVIASCRTHYGDK
- a CDS encoding type II toxin-antitoxin system RelB/DinJ family antitoxin gives rise to the protein MAETTNLNIRIDKELKEQAEVFFNELGLNMTTAFNIFVRQSLRQGGIPFDITLNTDGFYNPANMKMLRQSIQDANEGKLTAHDLLGD